Proteins from a single region of Haloterrigena alkaliphila:
- a CDS encoding AIR carboxylase family protein, whose product MSDSVSDLIDRLRREAEQDRPDEETPDVGIVMGSDSDLETMMTGGRRRGAYDAFVDELGFAEQTDYENPPEARFTFETYVTSAHRTPDLMTAYAETAEDRGLEVIIAGAGGKSADLPNMTASIAYPLPVIGVPVQEKSVDSVIGMPTGAPLVAVDAGKSFNAALSAAQILARQHEAVREALVDYHEDLREGVGDVSRRLHDRGTAAFSSE is encoded by the coding sequence ATGAGCGACAGCGTTAGCGACCTCATCGACCGGCTTCGCCGCGAGGCCGAGCAGGACCGCCCGGACGAGGAGACGCCCGACGTCGGCATCGTCATGGGCAGCGACTCCGACCTCGAGACAATGATGACCGGCGGCCGCCGTCGCGGGGCCTACGACGCCTTCGTCGACGAACTCGGGTTCGCCGAGCAGACGGACTACGAGAACCCGCCCGAAGCGCGGTTCACGTTCGAGACGTACGTGACATCGGCCCACCGAACGCCGGACTTAATGACCGCTTACGCCGAGACCGCCGAGGATCGGGGCCTCGAGGTGATCATCGCCGGCGCGGGCGGCAAGTCGGCGGATCTACCGAACATGACCGCCTCGATCGCCTACCCGCTGCCCGTAATCGGCGTGCCGGTCCAGGAGAAGTCCGTCGACAGCGTCATCGGGATGCCGACCGGGGCGCCGCTGGTCGCCGTCGACGCGGGGAAGTCGTTCAACGCGGCGCTCTCCGCGGCCCAGATCCTCGCGCGCCAGCACGAGGCCGTCCGCGAGGCGCTCGTCGACTACCACGAGGACCTCCGCGAGGGCGTCGGCGACGTTTCACGGCGGCTTCACGATCGGGGAACCGCGGCGTTCTCGAGCGAATAG
- a CDS encoding NADH-quinone oxidoreductase subunit D, with product MSTGLERGRRRPPVEVSEDDLEALIGDRALARDDHLNAPGFVVRPDDVRDVLSDLKEEAGFDHLSNLTAQQYEDRYESIYHLTKYADRTQEVSIVVPTSIDDPVSESAASVFSTADWHEREAFDLVGIDYEGHPDPRRILLPETWQGHPLSLEYDQEKPQVVTLTEHANPIQPDHHDDESDTMFLNIGPHHPATHGVLHLETVLDGETVVDVDPDVGYLHRCEEQMCQNGTYRHQIMPYPDRWDYVSAGLLNEWAYARVAEDLADIEVPDYAQVIRTMGAEFCRIASHMLALATFALDVYGDFTAIFQYGMRDREVVQDILEDLTGQRLMFNYFRLGGVAWDLPEPRAEFIEKCRDFLDELPAKVDEYNDLLTGNEIFQVRTHDTGVLEPEVAKDYGCTGPVARGSGIEYDLRRDDPYGYYDELEWDVVTEPGCDNYSRVLVRMQEVEESAKIIEQCLELIEDWPEDEREIQANVPRTLKPDADTEVYRAVEGAKGELGIYIRSDGTDKPARFKIRSPCFHNLSALPEMSNGEYVPDLIASLGSLDIVLGEVDR from the coding sequence ATGAGCACGGGACTCGAGCGCGGACGGCGACGGCCACCGGTCGAGGTCTCCGAGGACGACCTCGAAGCGCTGATCGGTGATCGCGCGCTCGCGCGAGACGATCACCTGAACGCGCCGGGCTTCGTCGTCCGGCCGGACGACGTCCGGGACGTCCTCTCGGACCTCAAGGAGGAGGCCGGGTTCGACCACCTCTCGAACCTGACCGCCCAGCAGTACGAGGACCGGTACGAGTCGATCTACCACCTGACCAAGTACGCCGACCGGACCCAGGAGGTGTCGATCGTCGTTCCGACGTCGATCGACGATCCCGTCAGCGAGTCGGCCGCGTCGGTGTTCTCCACCGCCGACTGGCACGAGCGAGAGGCGTTCGACCTCGTCGGGATCGACTACGAGGGCCACCCCGATCCCCGGCGGATCCTCCTGCCCGAAACCTGGCAGGGACACCCGCTCTCGCTCGAGTACGACCAGGAGAAGCCCCAGGTCGTCACCCTCACGGAACACGCCAACCCGATCCAGCCGGACCACCACGACGACGAATCGGACACGATGTTCCTCAACATCGGTCCCCACCACCCGGCGACCCACGGCGTGCTCCACCTCGAGACGGTGCTGGACGGCGAGACGGTCGTCGACGTCGATCCCGACGTCGGCTACCTGCACCGCTGCGAGGAACAGATGTGCCAGAACGGGACCTACCGCCACCAGATCATGCCCTATCCCGACCGCTGGGACTACGTCTCGGCGGGCCTGCTCAACGAGTGGGCCTACGCGCGCGTCGCGGAGGATCTGGCCGACATCGAGGTCCCCGACTACGCCCAGGTGATCCGGACCATGGGCGCCGAGTTCTGTCGGATCGCCTCCCACATGCTCGCGCTGGCGACGTTCGCGCTGGACGTCTACGGCGACTTCACCGCCATCTTCCAGTACGGGATGCGCGATCGGGAGGTCGTGCAGGACATCCTCGAGGACCTCACGGGACAGCGGCTGATGTTCAACTACTTCCGACTCGGCGGGGTCGCCTGGGACCTCCCCGAACCCCGCGCGGAGTTCATCGAGAAGTGTCGGGACTTCCTCGACGAACTCCCCGCCAAGGTCGACGAGTACAACGACCTGCTCACCGGCAACGAGATCTTCCAGGTTCGAACGCACGACACCGGCGTCCTCGAGCCCGAGGTCGCGAAGGATTACGGCTGTACCGGCCCCGTCGCTCGCGGCTCCGGGATCGAGTACGACCTCCGACGGGACGACCCCTACGGCTACTACGACGAACTCGAGTGGGACGTCGTCACCGAACCGGGCTGTGACAACTACAGCCGCGTCCTCGTGCGGATGCAGGAGGTCGAGGAGTCGGCCAAGATCATCGAGCAGTGTCTCGAGCTCATCGAGGACTGGCCCGAAGACGAGCGGGAGATCCAGGCCAACGTCCCCCGCACCCTCAAGCCGGACGCGGACACGGAGGTCTATCGGGCCGTCGAGGGGGCGAAGGGCGAACTCGGGATCTACATCCGATCCGACGGGACTGACAAGCCCGCACGGTTCAAGATCCGTAGCCCGTGTTTCCACAACCTCTCGGCGCTGCCGGAGATGTCCAACGGAGAGTACGTCCCCGACCTGATCGCGTCGCTGGGTAGTCTCGACATCGTGCTCGGGGAGGTGGACCGATAG
- the ribH gene encoding 6,7-dimethyl-8-ribityllumazine synthase — protein sequence MTTLGLVVAEFNRPITEQMEQEALEAAQAAGAEVYETVTVPGVYDAPLAADRLARLETVDAVAVIGTVITGDTDHDQVITDATAQRLSDVSLERDTPVTLGVTGPGMSAAESRERVENAAKAVDGALDLVDELPDSDGDPDSA from the coding sequence ATGACCACGCTCGGACTGGTGGTCGCGGAGTTCAACCGTCCGATCACCGAGCAGATGGAGCAGGAGGCACTCGAGGCGGCCCAAGCCGCGGGCGCCGAGGTGTACGAGACGGTCACCGTTCCGGGCGTCTACGACGCGCCCCTCGCGGCGGACCGACTCGCCCGCCTCGAGACCGTCGACGCGGTGGCCGTGATCGGGACGGTCATCACCGGCGACACCGACCACGATCAGGTGATCACCGACGCGACCGCCCAGCGGCTCTCCGACGTCAGTCTCGAGCGTGACACTCCGGTGACGCTCGGCGTGACGGGCCCCGGCATGTCCGCCGCCGAATCTCGTGAACGCGTCGAGAACGCGGCGAAAGCCGTCGACGGGGCGCTCGACCTCGTGGACGAACTTCCCGATTCGGACGGAGACCCAGATTCAGCGTAA
- a CDS encoding pyridoxal phosphate-dependent aminotransferase, producing MSMEFTDRLTRVEPSATLAISALATELENEGADVVDLSVGEPDFPTPRNIVDAGQAAMDAGHTGYTPSAGIIDLREAISEKLADDGLDHGSEEIIVTPGAKQALYEIVQALIADGDEVALLDPAWVSYEAMVKMAGGDLTRVDLSETDFLLEPALDDLADAVSDETKLLIVNSPSNPTGAVYSDAALEGVRDLAVEHDITVISDEIYKEITYGVEPTSLGTFEGMADRTITVNGFSKAYSMTGWRLGYFAGPEELIDQAGKLHSHSVSSAVNFVQHAGIEALENTDEAVEEMTEAFEDRRDLVVGLLEDHGVDVAVPEGAFYMMLPVDDDDQAWCEGAIEDAHVATVPGSAFGTPGYARISYAASEERLEEGIDRLAEEGYL from the coding sequence ATGTCCATGGAATTCACCGATCGCCTGACCCGAGTCGAACCGTCCGCAACGCTCGCCATCTCCGCGCTCGCGACCGAACTCGAGAACGAGGGGGCCGACGTCGTCGACCTGAGCGTCGGCGAACCCGACTTCCCGACGCCCCGGAACATCGTCGACGCCGGCCAGGCGGCGATGGACGCCGGCCACACCGGCTACACCCCCTCCGCCGGCATCATCGACCTCCGCGAGGCGATCTCCGAGAAACTCGCCGACGACGGCCTCGATCACGGCTCCGAAGAGATCATCGTCACCCCCGGCGCGAAGCAGGCCCTCTACGAGATCGTCCAGGCGCTGATCGCCGACGGCGACGAGGTCGCCCTGCTGGACCCCGCGTGGGTCTCCTACGAGGCGATGGTGAAGATGGCCGGCGGCGACCTGACCCGCGTCGACCTCTCCGAGACCGACTTTCTGCTCGAGCCCGCGCTCGACGACCTCGCGGACGCCGTCTCGGACGAAACGAAGCTGCTGATCGTCAACTCGCCGTCGAACCCGACCGGCGCGGTCTACTCCGACGCCGCGCTCGAGGGCGTCCGCGATCTGGCCGTCGAGCACGACATCACCGTCATCAGCGACGAGATCTACAAGGAGATTACCTACGGCGTCGAACCGACGAGTCTAGGCACGTTCGAGGGGATGGCCGACCGCACGATCACGGTCAACGGCTTCTCGAAGGCCTACTCGATGACCGGCTGGCGGCTGGGCTACTTCGCCGGCCCCGAGGAACTGATCGATCAGGCCGGCAAACTGCACAGCCACTCCGTCTCCTCGGCCGTCAACTTCGTCCAGCACGCCGGTATCGAGGCGCTCGAGAACACCGACGAGGCCGTCGAAGAGATGACCGAGGCCTTCGAAGACCGCCGCGATCTGGTCGTCGGCCTGCTCGAGGACCACGGCGTCGACGTCGCGGTTCCCGAGGGCGCGTTCTACATGATGCTGCCAGTCGATGACGACGATCAGGCGTGGTGCGAAGGAGCCATCGAGGACGCCCACGTCGCGACCGTCCCCGGCAGCGCGTTCGGGACGCCCGGCTACGCGCGGATCTCCTACGCCGCGAGCGAGGAGCGACTCGAGGAAGGGATCGATCGGCTGGCCGAGGAAGGGTACCTGTAG
- a CDS encoding NADH-quinone oxidoreductase subunit A, giving the protein MNDWIAIGALALVGLLIPLGMMAVSYLLRPTVPETSKRATYESGEIPTGGTRVRFNIQYYTVALLFLVFDIETVLLFPWAVVYLDAVESDDIALLEILGPMLLFVAILLVGLAWAWRNGAVQWAQTPRQAAADSDRHE; this is encoded by the coding sequence ATGAACGACTGGATCGCTATCGGGGCGCTGGCGCTCGTGGGGTTGCTGATACCGCTGGGAATGATGGCGGTATCGTACCTCTTGCGGCCGACCGTCCCCGAAACGAGTAAACGCGCCACCTACGAGAGTGGCGAGATTCCCACCGGCGGGACCCGAGTCCGGTTCAACATCCAGTACTACACGGTTGCACTTCTGTTCCTCGTCTTCGATATCGAAACCGTCCTCCTGTTCCCGTGGGCGGTCGTGTACCTGGATGCCGTCGAATCGGACGACATCGCCCTGCTCGAGATACTCGGGCCGATGTTGCTGTTCGTCGCCATCCTGCTGGTCGGACTCGCGTGGGCGTGGCGCAACGGCGCAGTACAGTGGGCACAGACACCCCGTCAGGCAGCGGCCGACTCTGACCGACATGAGTAG
- a CDS encoding NADH-quinone oxidoreductase subunit B, whose translation MSSNNPRQSIHDSTAPSTDTRDSRIGEGPDDRFNSKLREAFGSTPFILTKFDKFMNWVRGNSMFMLQFGIACCSIEMMHTYAIKHDLDRFGAGVPRASPRQADVMIVPGTIVSKFGPRMKRVYDQMPEPKFVVGMGSCTISGGPFQEGYNVVKGAEEIIPIDIHVPGCPPRPEALVYGIAKLQERIRNGESSPVVVKPYELEEFGDLPEDELVQKLASEIDEDDLVMRYNWADSP comes from the coding sequence ATGAGTAGCAACAATCCACGGCAATCGATCCACGACAGCACCGCACCGTCGACGGACACTCGCGACTCCCGGATCGGCGAGGGTCCCGACGACCGGTTCAACTCCAAGCTTCGGGAGGCGTTCGGCTCGACGCCGTTCATTCTCACGAAGTTCGACAAGTTCATGAACTGGGTCCGGGGCAACTCGATGTTCATGCTGCAGTTCGGGATCGCCTGTTGCAGCATCGAGATGATGCACACGTACGCGATCAAGCACGACCTCGATCGCTTCGGTGCCGGCGTTCCCCGCGCCTCGCCGCGACAGGCGGACGTGATGATCGTTCCCGGGACGATCGTCTCCAAGTTCGGGCCCCGCATGAAACGCGTCTACGACCAGATGCCCGAACCGAAGTTCGTCGTCGGGATGGGGTCGTGTACGATCTCCGGCGGCCCCTTCCAGGAAGGGTACAACGTCGTCAAGGGTGCCGAGGAGATCATCCCGATCGACATCCACGTCCCGGGCTGTCCGCCCCGGCCCGAGGCGCTGGTCTACGGCATCGCCAAACTCCAGGAGCGGATCCGCAACGGCGAGTCGTCCCCGGTCGTCGTCAAACCGTACGAACTCGAGGAGTTCGGCGACCTGCCGGAGGACGAACTCGTCCAGAAACTGGCGAGCGAGATCGACGAGGACGACCTCGTCATGCGCTACAACTGGGCTGATTCGCCATGA